A single genomic interval of Rhizobium leguminosarum bv. trifolii WSM1325 harbors:
- a CDS encoding transcriptional regulator, XRE family (PFAM: protein of unknown function DUF955; helix-turn-helix domain protein~SMART: helix-turn-helix domain protein~KEGG: rec:RHECIAT_CH0000796 probable transcriptional regulator protein): protein MAERKIFAGPKVRRIRNALALTQTAMAEALEISPSYLNLIERNQRPLTVQLLLKLASVYRVDLEELRGQTGGSLGQLKEVFADPLLSGELPGDQELVEVAEAAPNAASGMIKLYRAYREQAARLSDLTVLMAAEGHAPVAAGRLPLDEVRETLERRSGYFARIETAAEAFAATLPGGLDLAAGLKDWLRSERGIAVRVLPVHVMPDLRRRFDRHSMRLFISERLSQADRAHEIAVEAATLALLPAIDAELDDLSLSSAEARRIARFELARIAALALAMPYEAFLSAAKATRYDIDILRARFGVSFGQAAARLAMLQRPGAAAIPFFLIEIDAAGHRLRRAGAQGFPQARFGGGCPKLNLHAAFLQPGQILAETVVMPDGASFLTVARTLEGPSVEFGERVRRTAILIGCDAALGEGVVYGQAMALEPVAVGPACRLCERRGCLSRAEPPVTRPLGLDEMVAGLSAFDFQ, encoded by the coding sequence ATGGCGGAACGGAAGATATTCGCAGGCCCGAAAGTCAGGCGCATCCGCAATGCGCTGGCGCTGACGCAGACCGCCATGGCCGAGGCGTTGGAAATATCGCCGTCCTATCTGAACCTGATCGAGCGCAACCAGCGGCCGCTGACGGTGCAGCTCCTTCTCAAGCTTGCAAGCGTCTACAGGGTCGATCTGGAAGAGTTGCGCGGACAGACCGGCGGCAGTCTCGGCCAGCTCAAGGAGGTCTTTGCCGATCCGCTGCTATCGGGCGAGCTGCCGGGTGATCAGGAATTGGTGGAGGTGGCCGAGGCCGCACCCAATGCCGCCAGCGGCATGATCAAGCTCTACCGCGCCTATCGCGAGCAGGCGGCGAGGCTGTCCGATCTGACGGTGCTGATGGCCGCCGAAGGGCATGCACCGGTCGCCGCCGGCCGGTTGCCGCTGGACGAGGTGCGCGAGACGCTGGAGCGCAGGTCCGGCTATTTCGCGCGGATCGAGACGGCGGCGGAAGCTTTTGCCGCAACGCTCCCCGGCGGCCTCGATCTTGCCGCCGGGCTGAAGGATTGGCTGCGCTCCGAGCGCGGCATCGCGGTGCGTGTCTTGCCCGTCCACGTCATGCCGGATCTGCGCCGTCGTTTCGATCGCCATTCGATGCGGCTTTTCATCTCGGAGCGCCTTTCGCAGGCCGACCGTGCGCACGAGATTGCGGTCGAGGCCGCGACTCTGGCCCTGCTGCCGGCAATCGATGCCGAGCTCGACGATCTCTCGCTCTCCTCCGCCGAGGCGCGCCGCATCGCCCGCTTCGAGCTTGCCCGCATCGCCGCGCTGGCGCTTGCAATGCCCTACGAGGCCTTTCTCTCGGCGGCGAAGGCGACGCGCTACGATATCGATATTCTGCGTGCGCGCTTCGGCGTCTCCTTCGGCCAGGCTGCTGCACGTCTTGCGATGCTGCAGCGCCCCGGGGCGGCCGCCATTCCCTTCTTCCTGATCGAGATCGATGCCGCCGGCCACCGGCTGCGCAGGGCGGGCGCCCAGGGCTTTCCGCAGGCCCGTTTCGGCGGCGGCTGTCCGAAGCTCAATCTCCATGCCGCTTTCCTGCAGCCGGGCCAGATCCTCGCCGAAACGGTCGTCATGCCTGATGGCGCATCCTTCCTGACGGTCGCCCGCACCCTGGAGGGACCGAGCGTCGAATTCGGCGAAAGGGTCAGGCGCACGGCGATCCTGATCGGCTGCGACGCTGCCCTTGGCGAGGGCGTGGTCTATGGGCAGGCGATGGCGCTCGAGCCGGTCGCGGTCGGTCCGGCCTGTCGCCTTTGCGAGCGGCGCGGCTGCCTTTCCCGGGCCGAGCCGCCGGTGACGAGACCGCTTGGGCTCGACGAGATGGTGGCAGGCCTCAGCGCCTTCGATTTCCAGTGA